A section of the Verrucomicrobium sp. GAS474 genome encodes:
- the lpxI gene encoding UDP-2,3-diacylglucosamine diphosphatase LpxI (LpxI, functionally equivalent to LpxH, replaces it in LPS biosynthesis in a minority of bacteria.), translating to MPPSLIHLGLIAGKGSYPVLLAKAARAAGVQRLSLVAFDAETDPSLHALADEATTLRVGQLGALLSFFKEHGVKKAVMAGQITPGRLFDLKPDLKAFLLLAKLKQRNAETIFGAVADELAKGGTELLPATTFMEDSLAPTGHFGGPKPKRQITEDTAFGFQIAKEMARLDVGQSVVVKRGTVLAVEAFEGTDAALKRGGELGRSGSTLVKVSKANQDFRFDVPVIGPRTLEGAIASGIAAIGCEAGRTLLLDRERVLALAAEGKVALIGL from the coding sequence ATGCCTCCCTCTCTTATCCACCTCGGTCTCATTGCGGGCAAGGGGAGCTATCCGGTCCTCCTGGCCAAGGCGGCCCGCGCCGCCGGGGTGCAGCGTCTTTCCCTGGTCGCCTTCGATGCCGAAACGGACCCCTCGCTCCATGCCCTCGCCGACGAGGCGACGACGCTCCGGGTGGGACAACTCGGCGCGCTTCTTTCCTTTTTCAAGGAGCACGGCGTCAAAAAAGCGGTGATGGCGGGGCAGATCACCCCGGGCCGCCTCTTCGACCTGAAGCCCGACCTGAAGGCTTTCCTCCTCCTGGCGAAGCTGAAGCAGCGGAACGCGGAGACGATCTTCGGCGCGGTGGCCGACGAGCTGGCGAAGGGCGGGACGGAACTCCTTCCGGCGACGACGTTTATGGAGGATTCCCTCGCGCCGACGGGCCACTTCGGCGGTCCCAAGCCGAAGCGGCAGATCACGGAGGATACGGCCTTCGGCTTCCAGATCGCGAAGGAGATGGCCCGGCTCGACGTCGGCCAATCGGTCGTGGTGAAGCGGGGGACGGTGCTGGCGGTCGAGGCCTTCGAGGGTACCGATGCGGCGCTGAAGCGGGGAGGGGAGTTGGGGCGGAGCGGATCGACGCTTGTCAAAGTGAGCAAAGCGAATCAGGATTTCCGCTTCGACGTTCCGGTGATCGGTCCCCGGACGCTGGAGGGGGCGATCGCCTCGGGCATCGCCGCCATCGGTTGCGAGGCGGGGCGGACGCTCCTGCTCGACCGGGAGCGGGTGCTGGCCCTGGCCGCCGAGGGCAAGGTGGCGCTGATCGGTTTATAG
- a CDS encoding Gfo/Idh/MocA family oxidoreductase — MSKVRVGVVGVGHMGKEHARIYSKSDRAEFVGLYDADAGTAKKIASQHKGTAFASVEELFAQVDALTIASPTFTHHQIGMAAIAAGKHLLIEKPISDNLPQAREMVEAAARRGTILQVGHIERFNPAFRALEGMLTRPKFIEAHRLSPYPGRSIDIGVVLDLMIHDIEIILHLVRSPLESIDAVGVAVLSKSEDIANVRLRFRNGCVANITTSRISPEKMRKIRVFQDDAYLSLDYQNQSGEIYRKAGDKITRDKIPVEKDEPLKLELESFLECVAAGGTPLVDGERAAAALDVAMRITAMIWDPKLAGSGMAPFVPQPLPLGATS; from the coding sequence ATGAGTAAAGTGCGTGTCGGGGTCGTGGGGGTCGGTCACATGGGCAAGGAGCATGCCCGTATCTATTCCAAGAGCGATCGGGCCGAGTTCGTCGGCCTCTATGACGCCGATGCCGGGACGGCGAAGAAGATCGCCTCCCAGCACAAGGGGACGGCCTTCGCCTCCGTCGAGGAACTCTTCGCCCAGGTCGACGCGCTGACCATCGCCTCGCCGACCTTCACCCATCACCAGATCGGGATGGCGGCGATCGCCGCCGGGAAGCACCTCCTCATCGAGAAGCCGATCAGCGACAACCTCCCCCAGGCCCGGGAGATGGTCGAGGCGGCGGCCCGCCGGGGGACGATCCTCCAGGTCGGCCACATCGAGCGTTTCAACCCCGCCTTCCGCGCCCTCGAGGGGATGCTGACCCGGCCGAAGTTCATCGAGGCCCACCGCCTTTCCCCCTATCCGGGCCGGAGCATCGACATCGGCGTCGTCCTCGACCTGATGATCCACGACATCGAGATCATCCTCCACCTCGTCCGCTCCCCGCTGGAGAGCATCGACGCGGTCGGCGTGGCGGTGCTGAGCAAGAGCGAGGACATCGCCAACGTCCGGCTCCGCTTCCGCAACGGCTGCGTGGCGAACATCACGACGAGCCGGATCAGCCCGGAGAAGATGCGGAAGATCCGCGTCTTCCAGGACGACGCCTACCTCTCCCTCGATTACCAGAACCAGAGCGGCGAGATCTACCGGAAGGCCGGGGACAAGATCACGCGGGACAAGATCCCGGTCGAGAAGGACGAGCCGCTGAAGCTCGAGCTCGAGTCGTTCCTCGAGTGCGTCGCCGCCGGGGGGACGCCCCTCGTCGACGGGGAGCGGGCCGCCGCCGCCCTCGACGTGGCGATGCGGATCACGGCGATGATCTGGGACCCGAAGCTGGCCGGTTCGGGGATGGCCCCCTTCGTGCCGCAGCCTTTGCCGCTGGGGGCGACGTCGTGA
- the lpxB gene encoding lipid-A-disaccharide synthase: protein MSVPVPESLAKSVSARADGRPPVVFLIAGEPSGDGHGAELVNALRRFRPDLRCIGTGGPRMRAAGQEQLFDLTDHAVVGFVEVLKHYPTLRDLFGRLLALAKEEQPDAVVFIDYPGFNLRFAKALRKIKALKATKLVYYISPQVWAWKSGRAKTMAKILDLLLVIFPFEKDWFAERVPKLRTEWVGHPIWDRIQPKGEETGNRIERRVALLPGSREGEIRKHLPILIETARDLMGRHPNLRFVWMSPDLERQRLGQRILLECGGGDIPIESYVGYQLSHLSRCDLALLASGTVSLECACMDVPQIVFYKVNPLTYFIGRMVVKVPYVSMVNVLADREVVPEFIQSDLSPALLSARASELLKDAVQQEEMRKGMRRVVERLGKAGASVRAAEAVLREIGVAPLPVAAEAVAAKSSPPPAGKASLSAPLA from the coding sequence GTGAGCGTCCCCGTTCCCGAATCCCTCGCGAAATCGGTATCGGCCCGCGCCGACGGACGGCCCCCCGTCGTCTTCCTCATTGCCGGGGAACCGAGCGGCGACGGCCACGGGGCCGAGCTGGTCAACGCCCTGCGCCGCTTCCGGCCCGACCTCCGCTGCATTGGCACCGGCGGCCCCCGGATGCGGGCGGCGGGCCAGGAGCAGCTCTTCGACCTGACCGACCACGCCGTCGTCGGCTTCGTCGAGGTCCTCAAGCATTACCCGACGCTCCGCGACCTCTTCGGCCGCCTCCTGGCCCTGGCGAAGGAGGAGCAGCCCGACGCCGTCGTCTTCATCGATTATCCCGGCTTCAACCTCCGCTTCGCCAAGGCTCTCCGCAAGATCAAGGCGCTGAAGGCGACGAAGCTCGTCTATTACATCAGCCCGCAGGTCTGGGCGTGGAAGAGCGGGCGGGCGAAGACGATGGCGAAGATCCTCGACCTCCTCCTCGTCATCTTCCCCTTCGAGAAGGATTGGTTCGCCGAGCGGGTGCCGAAGCTCAGGACCGAGTGGGTCGGCCATCCGATCTGGGACCGCATCCAGCCGAAGGGCGAGGAGACGGGGAACCGGATCGAGCGGCGCGTCGCACTCCTCCCCGGCAGCCGGGAAGGGGAGATCCGCAAGCACCTGCCGATCCTCATCGAGACGGCGCGGGACCTGATGGGCCGCCATCCGAATCTCCGCTTCGTCTGGATGAGCCCCGACCTGGAGCGGCAACGCCTCGGCCAGCGGATCCTCCTCGAATGCGGCGGCGGCGACATCCCGATCGAATCGTACGTCGGCTACCAGCTCTCCCACCTCAGCCGGTGCGATCTGGCCCTCCTCGCCTCGGGAACGGTCTCCCTCGAGTGCGCCTGCATGGACGTCCCGCAGATCGTCTTCTACAAGGTCAATCCGCTCACCTATTTCATCGGCCGGATGGTCGTGAAGGTTCCCTACGTCAGCATGGTCAACGTCCTGGCCGACCGCGAGGTGGTCCCCGAGTTCATCCAGAGCGACCTCAGCCCCGCCCTCCTCTCCGCCCGGGCCTCCGAGCTGCTGAAGGACGCCGTCCAGCAGGAGGAGATGCGGAAGGGGATGCGCCGCGTCGTCGAGCGCCTCGGCAAGGCCGGGGCGAGCGTCCGGGCTGCCGAGGCGGTGCTGCGGGAGATCGGGGTCGCCCCGCTTCCCGTTGCCGCCGAGGCCGTAGCCGCGAAATCGTCCCCTCCTCCCGCAGGCAAGGCTTCCCTTTCGGCGCCGCTCGCCTAG
- a CDS encoding MMPL family transporter: MIHRLLQGALRRAAGIVFRRAGTIVLLSLIVTAVAAWLTATKLRVINDTSNLIRADSDANKDYLAYAKEFDADDEYVVIIRSDDVEKNREAIRWIGPRMEAMQPGIRRVMYHFDFSHISEHFLLFLNPDELKKVEEEVGGYATQMRQANVRLDLNSMLDETDRMFNDKYLRKKDNWKEFKPFVDRFVDMLNQLADSIEGTADKAPGKTGGKGGKRPPSLNASPVSNQASSHVQDQLQDIDRVLAEHEYPGLQGGKVLLVSAVPGPVVDSERPYGKTTEDLRKLLVEARAAFPGVEFGLTGLPVLSDDELQTSSADSLHAGLLALVLVVILMAVGYRARTRPFVAIGVLLMGVCWSLGFTVITVGHLNIISQAFVAMVIGLGIDFGIQIMGRYEEELGKGANLEQALVASIGHTGVAVVTGGSTTAIAFYTMCFNDFVGLSEFGIVAGSGVLLCLLANLFLLPACYVLLDRRKSPQVLRETGSTVSSEQAAKINAVLFSRPGLVLSVAAAVTVGAAFLAPKVGFDYNTLHLQNPKIDSVRELHRLNDDSQADKESGNSESLLYAVSVADSIDDAKRKIAAFKALPTVADVRCPPVDLIPTDAASKAAIIKRIVDSLQGLSLSTDVKNQVDVERARTKISSLLADCTEGVAQAKKFAPVIPQAREAVEVLGKLIPPLTRAQAAMAGLSQDELGKRLNRYQISVFGTMQRNLAFLAKQKTTGTITSADIPAPLRDRYLSPNGKLLIEVVPKENIWDREPDARFVKELRTVDPHVTGMAVQNYEYIDLLRASYVKAAQWAFVAIVVLISLHFRKPGLIALAIFPLVIAILWTVGMMRLFGFDFNPANIVTLPLVIGIGVAYGVYTVDRCREDGGVHLFEGSTGKAIFLSALTAMIGFGSMMVSKYTGLFSLGFLMFAGVGMCLITSLLVAPQILVKWGKKE; this comes from the coding sequence ATGATCCATCGTCTTCTCCAAGGGGCACTCCGCCGCGCGGCCGGCATCGTCTTCCGCCGCGCCGGGACCATCGTCCTCCTGTCCCTGATCGTGACCGCCGTCGCCGCGTGGCTGACGGCGACGAAACTCCGGGTCATCAACGACACCAGCAACCTGATCCGCGCCGACTCCGACGCGAACAAGGACTACCTCGCCTACGCGAAGGAATTCGACGCCGACGACGAGTACGTCGTCATCATCCGCTCCGACGACGTCGAGAAGAACCGCGAGGCGATCCGCTGGATCGGGCCGCGGATGGAGGCGATGCAGCCCGGCATCCGCCGGGTGATGTACCATTTCGATTTCTCCCACATCTCGGAACACTTCCTCCTCTTCCTCAACCCGGACGAGCTGAAGAAGGTCGAGGAGGAGGTCGGCGGGTATGCGACGCAGATGCGGCAGGCGAACGTCCGCCTCGATCTCAACTCGATGCTCGATGAGACCGACCGGATGTTCAACGACAAGTACCTTCGGAAGAAGGACAACTGGAAGGAATTCAAGCCCTTCGTCGACCGCTTCGTCGACATGCTGAACCAGCTGGCCGACTCGATCGAGGGAACGGCCGACAAGGCGCCCGGCAAGACCGGCGGCAAGGGAGGGAAGCGCCCTCCGTCGCTGAATGCCTCCCCCGTCTCGAACCAGGCGAGCAGCCACGTCCAGGACCAGCTCCAGGACATCGACCGCGTCCTCGCCGAGCACGAATACCCCGGCCTCCAGGGCGGCAAGGTCCTCCTCGTCAGCGCCGTCCCCGGCCCCGTCGTCGATTCCGAGCGGCCCTACGGCAAGACGACCGAAGATCTCCGGAAGCTCCTCGTCGAGGCGCGGGCCGCCTTCCCCGGCGTCGAGTTCGGCCTCACCGGCCTTCCCGTCCTGAGCGATGACGAGCTCCAGACCAGCTCCGCCGACAGCCTCCACGCGGGGCTCCTCGCCCTCGTCCTCGTCGTCATCCTCATGGCGGTCGGCTACCGGGCGCGGACCCGGCCCTTCGTCGCCATCGGGGTCCTCCTGATGGGGGTCTGCTGGTCGCTCGGCTTCACCGTCATCACGGTCGGCCACCTGAACATCATCTCCCAGGCCTTCGTCGCGATGGTGATCGGCCTCGGGATCGACTTCGGCATCCAGATCATGGGGCGGTACGAGGAGGAACTCGGCAAGGGCGCGAACCTCGAGCAGGCCCTCGTCGCCTCGATCGGCCACACCGGCGTCGCCGTCGTCACCGGCGGCAGCACGACGGCCATCGCCTTCTACACGATGTGCTTCAACGACTTCGTCGGCCTCTCCGAGTTCGGCATCGTGGCGGGTTCCGGCGTCCTCCTCTGCCTGCTGGCGAATCTCTTCCTCCTCCCCGCCTGCTACGTCCTCCTCGACCGGCGGAAGTCGCCCCAGGTTCTCCGGGAAACCGGCTCGACCGTCTCCTCCGAGCAGGCGGCGAAGATCAACGCGGTCCTCTTCTCCCGGCCCGGCCTCGTCCTCTCCGTCGCGGCGGCGGTCACCGTCGGCGCGGCCTTCCTCGCCCCGAAGGTCGGCTTCGATTACAACACGCTCCACCTCCAGAACCCGAAGATCGATTCGGTCCGGGAACTCCACCGCCTCAACGACGACTCGCAGGCCGACAAGGAGAGCGGCAACTCGGAATCGCTCCTCTACGCCGTCTCGGTCGCCGACTCGATCGACGACGCCAAGCGGAAGATCGCGGCGTTCAAGGCCCTGCCGACCGTCGCCGACGTCCGCTGCCCTCCCGTCGACCTCATCCCGACCGACGCGGCGAGCAAGGCCGCCATCATCAAGCGGATCGTCGATTCCCTCCAGGGCCTCTCCCTGAGCACCGACGTGAAGAACCAGGTCGACGTCGAGCGGGCGCGGACGAAGATCTCCTCCCTGCTGGCCGATTGCACCGAAGGGGTGGCGCAGGCGAAGAAATTCGCCCCCGTCATCCCGCAGGCGCGGGAGGCCGTCGAGGTGCTCGGGAAGCTCATCCCCCCGCTCACCCGCGCCCAGGCGGCGATGGCGGGCCTCTCCCAGGACGAACTCGGGAAGCGGCTGAATCGCTACCAGATCAGCGTCTTCGGGACGATGCAGCGGAACCTCGCCTTCCTCGCGAAGCAGAAGACGACGGGAACGATCACCTCCGCCGACATCCCGGCACCGCTGCGCGACCGCTACCTCTCGCCGAACGGAAAGCTCCTCATCGAGGTGGTGCCGAAGGAAAACATCTGGGATCGGGAGCCCGACGCCCGTTTCGTGAAGGAACTGCGGACCGTCGATCCTCATGTGACCGGGATGGCGGTACAGAACTACGAGTACATCGACCTCCTCCGCGCCAGCTACGTGAAGGCGGCGCAGTGGGCCTTCGTCGCCATCGTCGTCCTGATCTCGCTGCACTTCCGCAAGCCGGGGCTGATCGCGCTGGCGATCTTCCCGCTCGTGATCGCGATTCTGTGGACGGTCGGGATGATGCGGCTCTTCGGGTTCGACTTCAACCCGGCCAACATCGTGACGCTGCCGCTCGTGATCGGGATCGGCGTCGCCTACGGCGTCTACACCGTCGACCGCTGCCGCGAAGACGGCGGAGTCCATCTCTTCGAGGGAAGCACCGGCAAGGCGATCTTCCTCTCGGCGCTGACCGCGATGATCGGCTTCGGCTCGATGATGGTCAGCAAGTATACCGGCCTCTTCAGCCTCGGCTTCCTGATGTTCGCCGGGGTCGGAATGTGCCTCATCACCAGCCTCCTGGTCGCGCCGCAGATCCTGGTGAAGTGGGGGAAGAAGGAGTAA
- the ccsA gene encoding cytochrome c biogenesis protein CcsA yields the protein MKRLLLLLLLALALIVGLHDADAAGAAPELKFDSLSQVAIQDQSRKKPLTTFTREATLQLTGRTSVLLEDEHRTLSADAFILTLWLNSEGWDEKPLLLVDYLPLRKALGLPAEKKRFTYRELAGNAALQTLLADGGRMKPTLNPAGGNDGAPRLQKAAEDVAARLHLFEAIATGRAFTLLPSPPHAENGAWHVLTDIVSLYPKETCLDVLLPFRDFVDAWKGGKQKELDDASVRLARSLRSLNPAAYPTSAKLSLEAAYLRLHPWRWAWICYGAAVLAFLLTARWFPQGGYRAGWALALAGFACQLFGFVCRILIAGRPPVTNMYESIIWVSFAVVLFALILEAVHRSRVFLAAGTPLAVLALMAVDFQPLAFDASIQPLTPVLRNNFWLAIHVMTITLSYGAFALAMALGHVTLFRSLRGKLALKNDAITLYVYRALQIGVLLLAAGTILGGVWANYSWGRFWDWDPKETWALITLLGYLAVLHGRIAKWWGDFGLAVGAIVGFLSVVMAWYGVNFVLGKGLHSYGFGTGGTTWAVIYAVIEIAFVAVVLRQRKKA from the coding sequence ATGAAACGCCTCCTCCTTCTTCTGCTCCTTGCGCTTGCGCTCATCGTCGGACTTCACGATGCCGATGCGGCCGGGGCCGCTCCGGAATTGAAATTCGATTCCCTCTCCCAGGTCGCCATCCAGGACCAGAGCCGCAAGAAGCCGCTGACCACCTTCACCCGCGAGGCGACCCTCCAGCTCACCGGGCGGACGAGCGTTCTCCTCGAGGACGAACACCGCACCCTTTCGGCCGACGCCTTCATTCTCACCCTCTGGCTCAATTCCGAGGGGTGGGACGAGAAACCGCTCCTCCTCGTCGATTACCTCCCCCTCCGCAAGGCCCTCGGCCTCCCCGCCGAGAAGAAGCGGTTCACCTATCGCGAACTCGCCGGGAACGCCGCCCTCCAGACCCTCCTCGCCGACGGCGGACGGATGAAGCCGACGCTCAATCCCGCGGGCGGGAACGACGGCGCCCCGCGCCTCCAGAAGGCCGCCGAGGATGTCGCCGCCCGGCTCCATCTCTTCGAGGCGATCGCCACCGGCCGCGCCTTCACCCTCCTCCCCTCCCCGCCGCACGCCGAGAACGGGGCCTGGCACGTCCTCACCGACATCGTCTCCCTCTACCCGAAGGAGACCTGCCTCGACGTCCTCCTCCCCTTCCGCGATTTCGTCGATGCATGGAAGGGTGGAAAACAGAAGGAACTCGACGACGCCTCGGTCCGCCTCGCCCGTTCCCTCCGCTCCCTCAACCCCGCCGCCTATCCGACCTCGGCGAAGCTCTCCCTCGAGGCCGCCTACCTCCGCCTCCATCCGTGGCGCTGGGCATGGATCTGCTACGGCGCGGCCGTCCTCGCCTTCCTCCTCACCGCCCGCTGGTTCCCGCAGGGCGGTTACCGGGCGGGATGGGCGCTGGCGCTGGCCGGGTTCGCCTGCCAGCTCTTCGGCTTCGTCTGCCGGATCCTCATCGCGGGACGCCCCCCGGTCACGAACATGTACGAGTCGATCATCTGGGTCTCGTTCGCCGTCGTCCTCTTCGCCCTCATCCTCGAGGCCGTCCACCGTTCCCGCGTCTTCCTCGCCGCCGGGACGCCCCTCGCCGTCCTCGCCCTCATGGCCGTCGACTTCCAGCCCCTCGCCTTCGACGCCTCGATCCAGCCGCTGACCCCCGTCCTGCGGAACAACTTCTGGCTCGCGATCCACGTCATGACGATCACCCTCTCCTACGGGGCCTTCGCCCTCGCCATGGCCCTCGGCCACGTCACCCTCTTCCGCTCCCTGCGGGGCAAGCTGGCCCTGAAGAACGACGCCATCACCCTCTACGTCTACCGCGCCCTCCAGATCGGCGTCCTCCTCCTCGCCGCCGGGACGATCCTCGGCGGCGTCTGGGCCAATTATTCATGGGGCCGGTTCTGGGATTGGGACCCGAAGGAAACTTGGGCGCTCATCACCCTCCTGGGCTACCTCGCCGTCCTCCACGGGCGGATCGCGAAATGGTGGGGCGACTTCGGCCTCGCGGTCGGCGCCATCGTCGGATTCCTCTCCGTCGTCATGGCGTGGTATGGGGTAAACTTCGTCCTGGGCAAGGGGCTCCACAGCTACGGCTTCGGGACGGGGGGGACGACGTGGGCGGTGATTTACGCGGTGATCGAGATTGCTTTTGTCGCGGTGGTTTTGCGGCAGAGGAAGAAAGCCTAG
- a CDS encoding cytochrome c oxidase subunit II, with protein MKRLLSIAALLFFALPLPLRAEVRQSGLWFLPPCVTVGGHEIDGLLLLIFWIVLAVFVGVQGTLLWFLYRYRRQEGRTASPVAGSWKAEVIWTVIPTAVFLLLFCLGEGLWKRMIVPPPPGTAIDIEVCGEQYDWVIRYPGPDGLLGRADDAKRSPDNKVGLDPADPAGADDVTAFNELVVPVGKLIHLHLRSLDVIHGFYAPEFRIHQDLLPGRTINWISFTAERTGEFSIACSQLCGSGHGLMQGRFRVVTEAEWEAWVKGARKP; from the coding sequence TTGAAGCGCCTCCTGTCCATCGCCGCCCTCCTTTTTTTCGCCCTCCCCCTCCCGCTCCGGGCCGAGGTGCGGCAGAGCGGCCTCTGGTTCCTCCCTCCCTGCGTCACCGTCGGCGGGCATGAGATCGACGGGTTGCTCCTCCTCATCTTCTGGATCGTCTTGGCGGTCTTCGTCGGGGTCCAGGGGACGTTGCTCTGGTTCCTCTACCGGTACCGGCGGCAGGAGGGGAGGACGGCGAGTCCCGTCGCGGGCAGCTGGAAGGCCGAGGTGATCTGGACGGTGATCCCGACGGCGGTCTTTCTCCTCCTTTTCTGCCTCGGGGAGGGGCTCTGGAAGCGGATGATCGTCCCGCCGCCGCCCGGCACGGCCATCGACATCGAGGTCTGCGGGGAGCAGTACGACTGGGTGATCCGCTATCCCGGCCCCGACGGCCTCCTGGGCCGGGCTGACGATGCGAAGCGGAGCCCCGACAACAAGGTCGGCCTCGATCCCGCCGACCCGGCCGGGGCCGACGACGTGACGGCGTTCAACGAGCTCGTCGTCCCCGTCGGGAAATTGATCCATCTCCATCTCCGCTCCCTCGACGTGATCCACGGCTTCTACGCGCCCGAGTTCCGCATCCATCAGGACCTCCTGCCGGGCCGGACGATCAACTGGATCTCCTTCACGGCGGAGCGGACGGGCGAGTTCTCGATCGCCTGCAGCCAGCTTTGCGGCTCGGGCCACGGCCTGATGCAGGGCCGCTTCCGCGTCGTGACGGAGGCCGAATGGGAAGCCTGGGTGAAGGGGGCGAGGAAACCATGA
- a CDS encoding cbb3-type cytochrome c oxidase subunit I, with product MNDLTRPPAFRSLFASDDHKAVGLRYVVSALGFLFVGGALALLIRCQMAFPKLGLLGAEGYNVSFTMHATVMIFLVVMPLLLGGLGNYIVPLQIGARGTAFPRLGAIAWWLYLLSGAVWIASFLAPGGAAATGWTAYAPLSTFARYNQSLAGQSLWCVALGINSLGSLLTAANLAVTVATQRAPGMTLFRMPVFTWSLFITGFLVLIAVPVLLVADVMLILDLDFGTAFFDVTRGGQPLLWQHLFWFFGHPEVYILILPAMGVVSEILPVFARRPLFGYRAMVWAMIAIGGLGFVVWGHHMFVSGMSLLLSAAFSFSTFLIAVPSSVKTFNWLGTLWRGSIRFDLPMCHALAFISMFVIGGLSGIFMAATPVDLFIHNTYFIVAHIHYVLFGGSLFGVFGAIAYWFPKVCGRKMGEGLGKLHFWLTLVFFNLTFFPMHTLGLGGMMRRIPDATQYEHLRSLQPLNQFVTLAAVGLGLAQLVFLVNLCLSLRRGEPAGENPWRAATLEWACPSPPPPGNFGKIPVVHRGPYEYSASSASDENSDFSSQDKPL from the coding sequence ATGAACGACCTGACCCGCCCTCCCGCCTTCCGCTCCCTCTTCGCCTCCGACGACCACAAGGCCGTCGGCCTCCGCTACGTCGTCTCGGCCCTCGGCTTCCTCTTCGTTGGCGGGGCGCTGGCCTTGCTGATCCGCTGCCAGATGGCCTTCCCGAAGCTCGGCCTCCTCGGGGCCGAGGGGTACAATGTCTCCTTCACGATGCACGCGACGGTGATGATCTTCCTCGTCGTCATGCCGCTGCTGCTGGGCGGGCTGGGGAACTACATCGTGCCGCTCCAGATCGGCGCGCGGGGGACGGCGTTCCCCAGGCTCGGCGCGATCGCGTGGTGGCTCTACCTCCTCTCGGGCGCGGTCTGGATCGCGAGCTTCCTCGCCCCGGGCGGGGCGGCGGCGACGGGATGGACGGCCTACGCGCCGCTCTCGACCTTCGCCCGCTACAACCAGAGCCTCGCCGGGCAATCGCTCTGGTGCGTCGCCCTCGGGATCAACAGCCTCGGCTCCCTCCTCACGGCGGCGAACCTCGCCGTGACGGTCGCGACGCAGCGGGCCCCGGGGATGACTCTCTTCCGGATGCCGGTCTTCACCTGGTCGCTCTTCATCACCGGGTTCCTCGTCCTGATCGCCGTCCCGGTCCTCCTCGTCGCCGACGTCATGCTGATCCTCGACCTCGATTTCGGGACCGCCTTCTTCGACGTCACGCGGGGAGGGCAGCCGCTCCTCTGGCAGCACCTGTTCTGGTTCTTCGGCCATCCCGAGGTCTACATCCTGATCCTCCCCGCGATGGGGGTGGTCTCGGAGATCCTCCCCGTCTTCGCCCGCCGCCCCCTCTTCGGCTACCGGGCGATGGTCTGGGCGATGATCGCCATCGGCGGCCTCGGCTTCGTCGTCTGGGGACATCACATGTTCGTGAGCGGGATGAGCCTCCTCCTCTCGGCCGCCTTCTCCTTCTCGACCTTCCTGATCGCCGTCCCCTCCTCGGTGAAGACCTTCAACTGGCTCGGGACGCTCTGGCGGGGCTCGATCCGGTTCGACCTCCCGATGTGCCACGCGCTCGCCTTCATCTCGATGTTCGTCATCGGGGGGCTGAGCGGGATCTTCATGGCGGCGACCCCGGTCGACCTCTTCATCCACAACACCTACTTCATCGTCGCCCACATCCATTACGTCCTCTTCGGGGGGAGCCTCTTCGGCGTCTTCGGGGCGATCGCCTACTGGTTCCCCAAGGTCTGTGGGCGGAAGATGGGGGAGGGGCTGGGGAAGCTCCACTTCTGGCTTACCCTGGTCTTTTTCAACCTGACCTTCTTCCCGATGCACACCCTCGGCCTCGGCGGGATGATGCGGCGGATTCCCGACGCGACCCAGTACGAGCACCTCCGCTCCCTCCAGCCGCTCAACCAGTTCGTCACCCTCGCCGCTGTCGGCCTCGGGCTGGCGCAGCTCGTTTTCCTCGTGAACCTCTGCCTCAGCCTCCGCCGCGGGGAACCGGCCGGGGAGAACCCGTGGCGGGCCGCGACCCTCGAATGGGCCTGCCCGTCGCCCCCTCCGCCGGGAAACTTCGGAAAAATACCTGTCGTCCACCGGGGCCCGTATGAATACAGTGCCTCTTCCGCTTCCGACGAAAACTCGGACTTTTCATCGCAGGACAAGCCGCTCTAA